The following are from one region of the Knoellia sp. p5-6-4 genome:
- a CDS encoding globin, with amino-acid sequence MIPAGQQQSFYDQVGGHQTFRRLVHEFYRGVAGDPDLRALYPEEDLGPAEDRLRMFLEQYWGGPTTYSEQRGHPRLRMRHVPFKVTPTQRDRWLLHMMAAVDTLGLAPADDLLLRDYLERAAHSLVNAFED; translated from the coding sequence GTGATTCCAGCGGGGCAGCAGCAGAGCTTCTACGACCAGGTCGGCGGGCACCAGACCTTCCGCAGGCTGGTGCACGAGTTCTACCGCGGGGTGGCCGGCGACCCCGACCTGCGGGCGCTCTACCCCGAGGAGGACCTCGGGCCCGCGGAGGACCGCCTGCGGATGTTCCTCGAGCAGTACTGGGGTGGCCCGACGACCTACTCCGAGCAGCGGGGCCACCCGCGGCTGCGGATGCGGCACGTGCCCTTCAAGGTCACGCCGACCCAGCGCGACCGATGGCTGCTGCACATGATGGCCGCCGTCGACACCCTCGGCCTCGCCCCGGCCGACGACCTCCTGCTGCGCGACTACCTCGAGCGGGCCGCCCACTCGCTCGTCAACGCCTTCGAGGACTGA
- a CDS encoding glycoside hydrolase family 13 protein, with protein MTDVLDSPARTAELLHAPDSPDAAWWRSAVIYQIYPRSWADGNGDGIGDLPGVTARLPYLKALGVDAVWFSPFYRSPQADAGYDVADYRDIDPLFGTLEDADAMLAAARELGLKVIVDLVPNHSSDEHEWFRAALAAGPGSPERERYMFRDGQGEDGSEPPNDWHSVFGGSAWTRVEDGQWYLHLFDSKQPDFNWEHPEVRAEFESILRFWLDRGVDGFRVDVAHGLIKEQGLPHWSADLHLLDEGRHGADSPKPPMWDQDGVHEIYRRWREILNSYGQPDRILCAEAWVEPQERAVMYVRSDEMHQAFNFDFLGTAWRADDLRAVIASSLQAADSVGAPSTWVLSNHDVVRHASRLGLPVGSKRPNGISAADPQPDRELGLKRARAATTLMLGLPGGAYLYQGEELGLPDSTDMPHEYRQDPAFHRTGGEEIGRDGCRVPMPWQGDAPSFGFGPSESTWLPQPAVYGEYAVDQQEGVAGSTLELYRQLLTTRRQRSLGTGGLRFVEGFGDDVVALENTGAGDGSTLVLANLGDAAVALPEGARVLVASGPLDADGRVPADTAVWAAL; from the coding sequence GTGACCGACGTTCTCGACTCCCCCGCCCGCACCGCTGAGCTGCTGCACGCGCCGGACTCCCCCGACGCCGCGTGGTGGCGCAGCGCCGTCATCTACCAGATCTACCCGCGGTCCTGGGCCGACGGCAACGGCGACGGCATCGGCGACCTGCCCGGCGTGACAGCGCGCCTGCCGTACCTCAAGGCGCTCGGTGTCGACGCGGTGTGGTTCTCCCCGTTCTACCGCTCCCCGCAGGCCGACGCCGGCTACGACGTGGCCGACTACCGCGACATCGACCCGCTCTTCGGCACCCTCGAGGACGCCGACGCCATGCTGGCCGCCGCCCGCGAGCTGGGCCTGAAGGTGATCGTCGACCTCGTGCCCAACCACTCCTCCGACGAGCACGAGTGGTTCCGGGCCGCGCTGGCCGCCGGCCCGGGCAGCCCCGAGCGCGAGCGCTACATGTTCCGCGACGGCCAGGGCGAGGACGGCAGCGAGCCGCCGAACGACTGGCACTCGGTCTTCGGCGGGTCGGCCTGGACCCGCGTCGAGGACGGCCAGTGGTACCTGCACCTGTTCGACTCCAAGCAGCCGGACTTCAACTGGGAGCACCCCGAGGTGCGCGCCGAGTTCGAGTCGATCCTGCGCTTCTGGCTCGACCGCGGCGTCGACGGCTTCCGCGTCGACGTGGCGCACGGCCTCATCAAGGAGCAGGGCCTGCCGCACTGGAGCGCCGACCTGCACCTGCTCGACGAGGGCCGCCACGGCGCCGACTCCCCCAAGCCCCCGATGTGGGACCAGGACGGCGTCCACGAGATCTACCGCCGATGGCGCGAGATCCTCAACTCCTACGGCCAGCCCGACCGCATCCTGTGCGCCGAGGCCTGGGTGGAGCCGCAGGAGCGCGCGGTGATGTACGTCCGCAGCGACGAGATGCACCAGGCGTTCAACTTCGACTTCCTCGGCACCGCCTGGCGTGCCGACGACCTGCGTGCGGTCATCGCGTCGTCGCTGCAGGCCGCGGACTCCGTGGGCGCGCCGAGCACCTGGGTGCTGTCTAACCACGACGTCGTGCGCCACGCCTCGCGCCTCGGCCTGCCGGTCGGCAGCAAGCGCCCCAACGGCATCAGCGCCGCCGACCCGCAGCCCGACCGCGAGCTCGGCCTGAAGCGCGCCCGCGCTGCGACCACCCTGATGCTCGGCCTCCCCGGCGGCGCCTACCTCTACCAGGGCGAGGAGCTCGGCCTGCCGGACTCCACCGACATGCCGCACGAGTACCGGCAGGACCCGGCCTTCCACCGCACCGGCGGTGAGGAGATCGGCCGGGACGGGTGCCGGGTGCCGATGCCGTGGCAGGGCGACGCCCCGTCCTTCGGCTTCGGCCCCTCGGAGAGCACCTGGCTCCCCCAGCCCGCGGTCTACGGCGAGTACGCCGTCGACCAGCAGGAGGGCGTTGCCGGCTCCACGCTCGAGCTCTACCGCCAGCTGCTCACCACCCGTCGGCAGCGTTCGCTCGGCACCGGTGGGCTGCGCTTCGTCGAGGGCTTCGGTGACGACGTGGTGGCCCTCGAGAACACCGGCGCCGGTGACGGCTCCACCCTGGTGCTGGCCAACCTCGGCGACGCAGCGGTGGCCCTGCCCGAGGGTGCCCGCGTGCTGGTCGCCTCCGGCCCGCTGGACGCCGACGGCCGCGTGCCCGCCGACACAGCGGTGTGGGCGGCGCTCTGA
- a CDS encoding mechanosensitive ion channel family protein — protein MTLSLVLDQFVETISAVTPESAWEWFSGWPLMVLVTLLAAVVLRWLLNRSIDRVVNVTLAKADARREKQGGRASRVLSNATGIAHERHRQRTLTMGSLLRNIVTIAIAILTTLTILSTVGVDLAPLLATAGVGGVALGFGAQSLVKDFLSGIFMILEDQYGVGDIVDTGEAIGTVEEVSLRVTRLRDPSGVVWYVRNGEIIRIGNKSQGWSTALVDIPVSYAENLEKVIPLIREVVHRLDEEPAWKDMLLEEPQVLGVESVSGTAVTIRVLAKTAPEQQYGVSREIRERVKAAFDAAGVQGPPLTPFGPAGR, from the coding sequence ATGACGTTGAGCTTGGTGCTGGACCAGTTCGTGGAGACCATCTCCGCGGTGACACCCGAGAGCGCGTGGGAGTGGTTCTCCGGCTGGCCCCTGATGGTGCTGGTGACCCTGCTCGCGGCCGTGGTGCTGCGGTGGCTGTTGAACCGCTCGATCGACCGGGTCGTCAACGTCACGCTGGCCAAGGCCGACGCCCGGCGGGAGAAGCAGGGCGGCCGTGCCAGCCGGGTGCTCAGCAACGCCACGGGCATCGCGCACGAGCGTCACCGCCAGCGCACCCTGACCATGGGGTCGCTGCTGCGCAACATCGTCACCATCGCCATCGCGATCCTCACGACCCTGACGATCCTGTCGACGGTCGGTGTCGACCTCGCCCCGCTGCTCGCCACCGCCGGTGTCGGTGGTGTGGCCCTCGGCTTCGGCGCGCAGAGCCTCGTGAAGGACTTCCTCTCCGGGATCTTCATGATCCTCGAGGACCAGTACGGCGTCGGTGACATCGTCGACACCGGTGAGGCCATCGGCACCGTGGAGGAGGTCTCGCTGCGGGTGACGCGGCTGCGCGACCCCAGCGGCGTCGTCTGGTACGTCCGCAACGGCGAGATCATCCGGATCGGCAACAAGAGCCAGGGCTGGTCGACCGCGCTCGTCGACATCCCGGTCTCCTACGCGGAGAACCTCGAGAAGGTCATCCCGCTGATCCGCGAAGTCGTGCACCGCCTCGACGAGGAGCCCGCGTGGAAGGACATGCTCCTCGAGGAGCCGCAGGTGCTCGGTGTCGAGTCCGTCAGCGGCACGGCCGTCACGATCCGAGTGCTGGCCAAGACCGCCCCTGAGCAGCAGTACGGCGTCTCCCGCGAGATCCGCGAGCGCGTCAAGGCAGCCTTCGACGCGGCCGGGGTGCAGGGGCCGCCGCTGACGCCGTTCGGACCTGCCGGGCGGTGA